One genomic window of Ziziphus jujuba cultivar Dongzao chromosome 4, ASM3175591v1 includes the following:
- the LOC107435021 gene encoding large ribosomal subunit protein uL1c: MENLRRGKANSLLCLKPLKPNKDIVSRIRLISMAAMKLLLSEARRHYLFRPHSNFHISPFLGFHRSLCSSSESDPTESPRRPAIQTVSYAPKPKDESSPDQDPPQPSSTTQTQSQQQQPPRRPPRDSLSQPRDETRPVWTREDIRYVKDAPTISPVSYPTRVAPLPEDMVSAEGAGSDSKQSKELEKETKRIDAESQLRRKVFRVVEEDRVAAPFPMLIKVEKKERKPILDLTEAIRQVKASAKCNFDETVEAHAKLGIDAKRAGRGVRGNMTLPHGSGKVVRVAFFAEGAHADEARAAGADIVGGVELVEEIASSNKINVDKCFATNEMILRMGKISRILRERGLWPDRKLGTVTNDVSEALKKVSQGHIEFKMDRTSIVHVGLGKVSYNEDNLRENVGAFINALLLAKPAGLKKASKYAGYITSFHICSTMGPGLPVSVQSLSKAADHYNKVYLK, from the exons atggaaaacctCCGACGTGGAAAGGCCAATAGCTTGCTTTGCCTTAAACCTCTTAAACCCAACAAGGACATAGTCTCTCGTATTCGTTTGATCTCCATGGCAGCCATGAAGCTTCTCCTCTCGGAAGCTCGCCGCCATTACCTCTTCCGCCCTCACTCCAACTTCCACATTTCACCATTTCTAGGGTTTCACAGATCCCTTTGCTCATCATCCGAATCGGACCCAACCGAATCCCCCAGAAGACCCGCTATACAGACCGTTTCCTACGCTCCCAAACCCAAAGACGAGTCCTCACCAGACCAAGACCCTCCTCAGCCATCGTCAACAACACAAACTCAATCACAGCAACAACAACCACCTCGGAGGCCTCCTCGCGACTCACTGAGCCAACCGAGGGATGAAACCCGACCCGTTTGGACTCGTGAAGACATCCGCTACGTCAAGGACGCCCCGACAATCTCGCCCGTCTCGTACCCGACTCGTGTTGCGCCGCTGCCGGAAGATATGGTGTCGGCGGAGGGGGCGGGAAGTGATTCGAAGCAAAGCAAGGAATTGGAGAAGGAGACGAAGCGAATCGATGCCGAGAGTCAGTTGAGAAGGAAGGTTTTTAGGGTTGTGGAGGAGGACAGGGTGGCGGCTCCTTTCCCGATGTTGATTAAGGTTGAGAAGAAAGAGAGGAAGCCTATTCTCGATTTGACGGAGGCAATTCGGCAAGTCAAG GCTAGTGCCAAGTGCAATTTTGATGAAACTGTTGAAGCACATGCAAAATTGGGTATTGATGCGAAGCGAGCG GGACGGGGAGTTCGTGGTAACATGACTCTGCCTCATGGTAGTGGGAAG GTTGTCAGGGTGGCCTTTTTTGCTGAAGGGGCACATGCAGATGAAGCCAGAGCTGCAGGAGCTGACATTGTTGGTGGTGTGGAACTTGTTGAGGAAATTGCTA GCAGCAACAAGATCAATGTTGACAAGTGTTTCGCGACAAATGAAATGATTCTGCGTATGGGGAAG atttCAAGGATCCTGAGAGAGCGTGGTCTATGGCCTGACCGTAAG TTAGGTACTGTGACAAATGATGTTTCTGAGGCACTGAAAAAAGTAAGCCAAGGTCATATTGAATTTAAAATGGACAGAACATCAATTGTGCATGTGGGACTTGGGAAG GTGAGCTATAACGAGGATAATCTACGAGAGAATGTTGGTGCTTTTATAAATGCTCTTTTGCTTGCAAAGCCTGCAGGTTTAAAGAAGG CTTCGAAATACGCAGGTTATATTACCTCCTTCCATATATGTAGTACG ATGGGTCCAGGATTGCCGGTATCAGTACAGTCATTATCAAAAGCTGCAGATCATTACAACAAAGTATACCTCAAATGA